One genomic region from Chloroflexota bacterium encodes:
- a CDS encoding vitamin B12-dependent ribonucleotide reductase, translated as MGITDRKLLEELAGQIIQRLEPRPTLPGMEHLIPKQEMEIPSDSQIEVAVKEILAEKNKIAEPSMTKIETEVEPEVKKAKTTEKQPPKMRTKTKSGVELNQNALTVLEKRYLKKDSQGQIVETPEEMFRRVAKYIASAELLYNQKADITGWEEKFYRLMTSLEFLPNSPTLMNAGRDLGQLSACFVIPVDDSMESIFDAVKYTALIHKSGGGTGFSFSRLRPKKDRVGSTGGIASGPVSFMRAFDTATDVIKQGGMRRGANMAILNIDHPDILDFIMAKEDPKALTNFNLSVAVTNEFMEAVEKDKEFNLINPHNKEVVDKLNAREVFEKITDTAWRTGDPGIVFIDNINKNNPTPKLGRIESTNPCGEQPLLPFESCNLASINLSKMVKNETDRPDLDYVKLRQTVKLGVRFLDDVIDVNKFPLPQIEKMTKATRKIGLGVMGFADMLLKLRIPYNSDKALEVAENVMRFISEEATKESVKLGEDRGLFPAFKGSIYDTNNGLNPRNASRTTIAPTGTLSIIAGCSSGIEPLFALSYTRHILDGQQLIEVNPYFEEIARNEVFYSPELMQQLAEGKKLRDAENVPDWVKNVFVTSHDITPEWHVRMQAAFQKFTDSAVSKTVNLPHEATIEDVAEVYILAYKLGLKGITIYRDRSRESQVLTISHTEGKPEAKLTPRPRPKVTKGATERVTTGCGYIYVTVNFDDKGICEVFSSLGKAGGCASAQLEAASRLISLALRSGIDLGSVAKHLRGTRCPSVAWEEGRAILSCADAIASVLEKHIKDKETDSSKDFGVAKNWAGQCPECGNILIYQEGCHICPSCGYTKCG; from the coding sequence ATGGGTATAACTGACAGAAAATTGCTCGAGGAACTCGCCGGTCAAATAATTCAAAGACTAGAGCCAAGGCCAACCTTACCAGGAATGGAGCATTTGATCCCAAAACAGGAGATGGAGATTCCTTCTGACTCCCAAATCGAAGTAGCAGTGAAAGAAATCCTAGCTGAAAAAAACAAGATAGCGGAGCCATCAATGACAAAAATAGAGACGGAAGTCGAACCAGAAGTCAAGAAGGCTAAAACAACAGAGAAACAACCACCCAAAATGAGGACCAAAACCAAATCGGGAGTAGAACTAAATCAAAACGCTCTTACTGTCCTGGAGAAAAGATACCTGAAAAAAGACAGTCAGGGACAGATCGTTGAAACACCTGAGGAGATGTTCCGACGCGTCGCCAAATACATTGCTTCGGCTGAACTTCTCTATAACCAAAAGGCAGACATTACCGGATGGGAAGAGAAGTTCTATCGGCTCATGACATCACTCGAGTTTCTCCCCAATTCCCCGACTCTAATGAACGCCGGACGAGACCTGGGACAACTATCAGCTTGTTTTGTTATACCTGTGGACGATTCCATGGAATCCATTTTCGACGCTGTAAAATACACCGCTCTAATCCACAAAAGTGGCGGCGGCACCGGCTTCTCCTTTTCCCGTCTCAGACCCAAGAAAGACAGGGTTGGTTCCACCGGCGGTATTGCCAGTGGCCCAGTATCTTTCATGCGAGCTTTCGACACAGCTACCGATGTTATCAAGCAAGGTGGTATGCGCCGAGGTGCCAATATGGCTATCCTCAACATCGACCATCCTGATATTCTCGACTTCATCATGGCCAAAGAAGACCCGAAAGCGCTCACCAATTTCAACCTATCAGTCGCCGTAACTAACGAGTTTATGGAAGCTGTAGAAAAAGACAAGGAATTTAATTTAATAAACCCACATAATAAGGAGGTTGTCGATAAACTCAACGCCAGAGAAGTCTTCGAAAAAATCACAGATACGGCCTGGCGCACCGGTGACCCCGGCATTGTTTTCATCGACAATATAAACAAGAATAATCCTACCCCAAAACTTGGCAGAATAGAGAGCACCAATCCCTGCGGTGAACAGCCTTTGCTGCCATTTGAATCCTGCAACCTGGCCTCAATTAATCTGTCAAAAATGGTCAAAAACGAGACTGACAGACCCGATCTTGATTATGTCAAGCTGCGCCAAACTGTTAAACTGGGCGTCCGTTTTCTCGATGATGTCATAGATGTTAACAAATTCCCGCTGCCCCAGATTGAGAAAATGACCAAAGCCACCAGAAAAATAGGGCTTGGCGTTATGGGCTTTGCTGACATGCTACTCAAGCTCCGCATCCCCTACAACTCCGATAAAGCATTAGAGGTGGCTGAAAACGTCATGCGTTTCATATCTGAAGAAGCAACCAAAGAGTCAGTGAAACTCGGAGAGGATAGAGGTCTATTCCCTGCCTTCAAAGGCAGTATTTACGATACAAACAACGGTTTAAATCCTAGAAATGCCTCGCGAACTACCATTGCGCCTACCGGGACATTAAGCATAATTGCTGGTTGTTCCAGCGGCATCGAACCCCTCTTTGCTCTCAGTTACACCCGCCATATCCTTGATGGACAACAACTAATAGAAGTCAATCCTTACTTCGAAGAAATAGCCAGAAATGAGGTGTTCTATTCCCCGGAACTGATGCAACAGCTCGCTGAAGGGAAAAAGCTGCGAGATGCTGAAAATGTACCTGATTGGGTAAAAAACGTCTTTGTCACCTCTCACGATATAACGCCCGAGTGGCACGTGAGAATGCAGGCAGCTTTCCAAAAGTTCACCGATAGTGCTGTTTCCAAAACAGTTAACCTCCCTCACGAAGCCACAATAGAAGATGTAGCTGAAGTATACATACTTGCCTACAAACTGGGATTGAAAGGGATAACCATATATCGGGACCGCAGCCGCGAAAGCCAAGTTCTAACCATTAGTCACACGGAGGGGAAACCTGAAGCTAAGCTCACACCAAGGCCACGACCTAAGGTTACCAAGGGGGCTACTGAGCGAGTAACTACCGGTTGCGGTTATATATATGTCACCGTAAACTTCGATGACAAAGGAATCTGTGAAGTCTTTTCCAGCCTAGGGAAAGCCGGCGGTTGTGCTTCGGCCCAACTTGAAGCTGCCAGCAGGCTTATCTCCTTAGCCTTAAGATCAGGCATCGACCTAGGCTCTGTAGCTAAACATCTTCGTGGCACCCGCTGTCCATCGGTTGCCTGGGAGGAAGGTCGTGCTATTCTTTCCTGCGCTGATGCCATCGCCAGCGTCCTTGAAAAACACATTAAAGACAAAGAGACAGATTCCTCCAAGGACTTCGGCGTAGCTAAGAACTGGGCTGGGCAATGCCCTGAATGTGGCAACATCCTGATTTACCAGGAGGGTTGTCATATTTGCCCCAGTTGCGGCTATACTAAGTGCGGGTAG
- the nrdR gene encoding transcriptional repressor NrdR, with protein sequence MKCPYCGDIESKVIDSRGIGDGIRRRRQCLHCGTRFTTYEHLQSRNLFVIKKDDRREEFNRDKLLAGIRKACEKRPLPTGTIDKLVDNIEVDLYRLGKTEVSSSVIGDMVMERLQELDHIAYIRFASVYREFTDIAALKQAVDTLVDTESNTPPAGQLPLLSQEELTVLGQRHRRRK encoded by the coding sequence ATGAAATGTCCCTATTGCGGTGACATTGAATCAAAGGTGATCGACTCCAGAGGCATAGGCGATGGAATCAGGCGTCGCCGGCAGTGTCTTCATTGTGGAACTCGCTTCACAACCTACGAACATTTACAGTCCAGAAATCTTTTTGTGATTAAAAAAGACGACAGGCGGGAGGAGTTCAACAGGGACAAGCTGCTAGCCGGCATTCGCAAAGCCTGCGAAAAACGTCCGCTTCCAACCGGCACTATTGATAAGCTCGTGGACAATATTGAAGTCGATCTTTATCGCCTCGGCAAAACTGAAGTTTCCAGTTCCGTCATTGGCGACATGGTGATGGAAAGGCTGCAAGAGCTGGACCACATAGCCTATATTCGTTTTGCCAGTGTCTACCGCGAGTTTACTGACATCGCCGCATTAAAACAGGCAGTAGATACTCTGGTAGACACGGAATCGAATACACCTCCGGCCGGCCAGCTGCCACTTTTATCCCAGGAAGAGCTAACCGTCTTAGGACAACGACATAGGAGACGGAAATAA
- the ftsZ gene encoding cell division protein FtsZ, with translation MAKSTFSNAPARIKAIGIGGGGSNAITRMVREDIKGVEFITMNTDAQALALSEAPVRVQLGEKLTRGLGAGGDHTVGAGAAEESRQTIQEVISGADMIFVTAGMGGGTGTGGIPIVADVSRQSGALTIGIVTKPFSFEGTRRNKVAEEGVLQLCDKVDTLVIIPNDRLIELCDAKTTVDNAFRLADDVLRLAVQAIAEVVTVPGLINLDFADIRSIMKNAGPAWMSVGRGSGQNRAVEAARAALASPLLDVSINGSKGVLFNVTGGSDLTLFECNEAAEVIAQAVDPDANIIFGVVFNSQMESEVQITIIATGFTAQYGVGVPTEAELRRLLRGVAEDSLDVPSFLRRTSHYSTAQTVPPSQAKMAR, from the coding sequence ATGGCGAAGTCAACATTTTCCAATGCACCAGCCCGGATCAAGGCTATAGGCATTGGCGGTGGTGGTTCCAATGCTATTACCAGGATGGTCCGTGAGGATATTAAAGGGGTGGAATTCATCACCATGAACACTGATGCCCAAGCTTTGGCGTTGTCTGAAGCCCCTGTGCGTGTCCAGCTAGGTGAGAAGCTGACACGTGGGTTAGGTGCCGGCGGTGACCACACCGTCGGTGCTGGAGCAGCCGAAGAGAGCCGCCAGACAATTCAAGAGGTAATCTCAGGTGCCGACATGATTTTTGTCACCGCTGGAATGGGTGGTGGCACTGGCACCGGCGGCATCCCGATTGTCGCTGATGTATCCCGACAGAGTGGTGCTTTAACAATTGGCATTGTAACCAAGCCATTTAGCTTTGAAGGTACTCGACGAAACAAAGTGGCCGAGGAAGGCGTACTACAGCTGTGTGATAAAGTGGATACCCTGGTTATAATTCCCAACGACCGCCTTATTGAGCTTTGTGACGCTAAAACCACCGTGGACAATGCCTTCAGATTAGCTGATGATGTTCTCCGGCTGGCAGTTCAGGCTATCGCTGAAGTGGTGACTGTTCCCGGATTAATCAACCTTGATTTTGCTGATATAAGGTCGATAATGAAGAACGCCGGGCCCGCCTGGATGTCAGTAGGCAGAGGCAGCGGCCAGAACCGCGCTGTCGAGGCTGCCAGGGCTGCACTTGCCAGCCCATTACTCGATGTTTCAATAAACGGCTCCAAAGGGGTACTGTTCAACGTCACCGGTGGCAGCGACCTTACCCTCTTCGAGTGCAACGAAGCTGCTGAAGTCATTGCTCAAGCAGTTGATCCGGATGCAAACATCATCTTTGGAGTCGTCTTCAACTCACAGATGGAGTCCGAAGTTCAAATTACCATTATCGCCACCGGCTTCACCGCTCAATACGGAGTCGGAGTACCAACCGAAGCCGAGTTGCGGCGCCTGCTACGAGGTGTTGCCGAAGATAGCCTCGATGTCCCCTCATTCCTCCGTCGTACGTCGCATTACTCCACTGCCCAAACAGTGCCCCCATCCCAAGCCAAAATGGCCCGCTAA